In the Mus pahari chromosome 19, PAHARI_EIJ_v1.1, whole genome shotgun sequence genome, one interval contains:
- the Efnb2 gene encoding ephrin-B2, protein MAMARSRRDSVWKYCWGLLMVLCRTAISRSIVLEPIYWNSSNSKFLPGQGLVLYPQIGDKLDIICPKVDSKTVGQYEYYKVYMVDKDQADRCTIKKENTPLLNCARPDQDVKFTIKFQEFSPNLWGLEFQKNKDYYIISTSNGSLEGLDNQEGGVCQTRAMKILMKVGQDASSAGSTRNHDTTRRPELEAGTNGRSSTTSPFVKPNPGSSTDGNSAGHSGNNLLGSEVALFAGIASGCIIFIVIIITLVVLLLKYRRRHRKHSPQHTTTLSLSTLATPKRGGNNNGSEPSDVIIPLRTADSVFCPHYEKVSGDYGHPVYIVQEMPPQSPANIYYKV, encoded by the exons ATGGCCATGGCCCGGTCCAGGAGGGACTCCGTGTGGAAGTACTGTTGGGGACTTTTGATGGTTTTGTGCAGAACTGCGATCTCCAGATCGATAGTTTTAGAGCCTATCTACTGGAATTCCTCGAACTCCAA ATTTCTACCCGGACAAGGCCTGGTACTATACCCACAGATAGGAGACAAATTGGATATTATTTGCCCCAAAGTGGACTCTAAAACTGTTGGCCAGTATGAATATTATAAAGTTTATATGGTTGATAAAGACCAAGCAGACAGATGCACTATTAAGAAGGAGAATACCCCACTGCTCAACTGTGCCAGACCAGACCAAGATGTGAAATTCACCATCAAGTTTCAAGAATTCAGCCCTAACCTCTGGGGCCTAGAATTTCAGAAGAACAAAGATTACtacattatat ctACATCAAATGGGTCTTTGGAGGGCCTGGATAACCAGGAGGGAGGGGTGTGCCAGACAAGAGCCATGAAGATCCTCATGAAAGTTGGACAAG ATGCAAGTTCTGCTGGATCAACCAGGAATCATGATACAACAAGACGTCCAGAGCTAGAAGCTGGTACAAATGGGAGAAGTTCAACAACAAGTCCCTTTGTGAAGCCAAATCCAG GTTCTAGCACCGATGGCAACAGCGCGGGGCATTCCGGGAACAATCTCCTGGGTTCCGAAGTGGCCTTATTCGCAGGGATTGCATCAGGATGCATCATcttcatcgtcatcatcatcactttGGTGGTGCTGCTGCTCAAGTACCGCAGGAGACACCGCAAACACTCTCCACAGCACACGACCACGTTGTCTCTCAGCACACTGGCCACGCCCAAGCGAGGTGGCAACAACAATGGCTCGGAGCCCAGTGACGTTATCATACCGCTAAGGACTGCAGACAGCGTCTTCTGCCCGCACTACGAGAAGGTCAGCGGGGACTATGGGCACCCGGTGTACATCGTGCAGGAGATGCCCCCACAGAGTCCTGCCAACATTTACTACAAGGTCTGA